From a region of the Neobacillus niacini genome:
- a CDS encoding response regulator, with amino-acid sequence MREGLATIIGLEQGIEVVGTAVDGRDAYAKIIELQPDVVLMDLEMPGMDGVEGSELILKNFPEMKILILTTFDDAERIIQVLEKGVHGYLLKDMPSEAIISAIQSVYNGGTVLQHDITAILLKEFKKMSEKSPFRAHPLNKDEPDELRYLTQREKEVLALLGQGLNNKEIAGKLYLTEGTVKNHVSNLIAKLGVRDRTQAAVFSVRHLL; translated from the coding sequence ATGAGAGAGGGACTTGCAACCATTATCGGATTGGAACAAGGTATCGAAGTGGTTGGAACGGCTGTGGATGGAAGAGATGCCTATGCCAAAATAATCGAATTGCAACCTGATGTAGTACTGATGGATCTTGAAATGCCTGGAATGGATGGTGTGGAAGGATCGGAGTTGATACTTAAGAACTTTCCGGAGATGAAGATATTGATTCTGACCACTTTCGATGACGCGGAACGGATCATACAAGTTTTGGAGAAAGGCGTTCATGGCTATTTATTGAAGGATATGCCATCGGAAGCAATTATTAGTGCTATTCAATCGGTATACAATGGCGGAACAGTGCTTCAACACGACATAACCGCGATACTGTTAAAAGAGTTTAAAAAAATGTCAGAGAAAAGTCCGTTTAGGGCACATCCATTAAATAAAGACGAGCCCGATGAGCTGAGGTATTTAACTCAACGAGAAAAAGAGGTACTTGCTTTATTGGGTCAAGGATTAAATAATAAAGAAATAGCAGGCAAGCTTTATCTTACGGAAGGTACGGTGAAAAATCACGTCTCAAATCTCATTGCAAAGCTGGGAGTGCGTGATAGGACACAAGCGGCTGTGTTTTCAGTTCGCCATCTTCTATAA
- a CDS encoding sensor histidine kinase, giving the protein MYEQLMLSHERLQEYALQKEEWAAVRERVRIARDIHDTVGHKLTALLVQMQVARKLNRVDSIRSEQAYLECEELIRSALQEVRLSVRAIREEPITSTSINESLKILSEEFTKFAHVHTSFEVHGTPVALPNDLQLTAFRIVQESLTNAQKHGQAKKAVIVLDYGETGFSLSITNDGELPGKIKPGFGLINIQERASEWNGVVHFRMDRKTGFTVELKFPYSLTEMERKQIENLDS; this is encoded by the coding sequence TTGTATGAACAATTGATGCTATCTCATGAGCGGCTTCAGGAATACGCACTCCAGAAAGAAGAGTGGGCGGCTGTTAGGGAACGAGTGAGAATTGCGCGTGATATTCACGATACAGTTGGTCATAAACTAACGGCATTGCTAGTACAAATGCAGGTGGCCCGCAAGCTAAACAGGGTAGATTCAATACGCAGCGAGCAAGCCTATTTGGAATGTGAGGAACTAATTAGGTCGGCCTTACAGGAGGTCCGCCTTTCCGTAAGAGCGATAAGAGAAGAACCAATTACATCTACTTCCATAAATGAAAGCTTGAAAATATTATCAGAAGAATTTACTAAGTTTGCACATGTTCATACGTCTTTTGAAGTGCATGGAACGCCTGTTGCACTTCCGAACGATCTTCAATTAACAGCTTTCCGAATTGTACAGGAATCCCTTACGAATGCCCAGAAACATGGACAAGCGAAAAAGGCTGTCATTGTGTTGGACTATGGCGAAACAGGGTTTTCTTTAAGCATTACTAATGATGGTGAATTGCCTGGCAAAATAAAGCCGGGATTCGGTTTAATTAATATACAAGAAAGGGCTAGTGAGTGGAATGGAGTGGTACATTTTAGGATGGATAGGAAAACCGGATTTACTGTTGAATTGAAATTTCCTTATTCTTTAACGGAAATGGAGCGAAAACAAATTGAGAATCTTGATAGTTGA
- a CDS encoding CDP-alcohol phosphatidyltransferase family protein, which yields MLDSYARHKVQPVIDKGAKIVQYFGLSANTISWIAMMLGVGSGILFILGFPIAAVFTLWISGYLDAVDGTLARMTKPSKWGNILDITFDRVVEGTMIIALLFVHPDAYVPIVLDLAAILITVTVFLVTGNVIPNIGAKGFHYNPGILERTEAFLFFSLMMLFPSVLYELAWLFFVLLLITIIKHLRDVYVWLRNNDVDKI from the coding sequence GTGCTAGATTCTTATGCGCGCCACAAGGTTCAACCAGTCATTGATAAAGGCGCAAAAATAGTCCAATATTTCGGGTTATCTGCCAATACGATCTCTTGGATCGCTATGATGTTGGGGGTAGGAAGCGGGATTTTATTTATACTGGGGTTTCCTATAGCCGCCGTTTTTACTCTTTGGATATCGGGTTATCTTGATGCTGTGGACGGCACGCTTGCCAGAATGACAAAGCCCTCTAAATGGGGGAATATTTTAGATATCACGTTTGATCGGGTCGTTGAAGGGACAATGATTATTGCACTTTTATTCGTCCATCCTGACGCTTATGTGCCGATTGTTCTAGATTTGGCCGCTATTCTTATCACGGTTACAGTTTTTCTCGTAACGGGAAATGTGATTCCCAATATAGGAGCAAAAGGGTTCCATTATAACCCTGGGATCTTGGAACGTACGGAAGCGTTTCTGTTTTTTTCATTGATGATGCTATTTCCAAGTGTGCTCTATGAGTTGGCATGGCTATTTTTTGTGCTCCTCCTTATCACCATAATTAAGCATCTAAGAGATGTGTATGTGTGGCTTCGAAATAACGATGTGGATAAAATATGA
- a CDS encoding ABC transporter ATP-binding protein, which yields MSDPFIQITDVSFQYEQTKSFSLAKQSFALEKGKLLMILGPSGSGKSTLLQIISGILSPDHGSILMGGKPIQHLPPEKRNLSMIFQKPYLLPFLGVGANVEIGLKLKGLSSRERKMKTEQILNEVGLKGFYNRPLSSLSGGQEQRVALARSLVIEPQLLLLDEPFSQLDPLLRKQMGRWLSDMKRTWDIPMIMVTHDREEALTLGDQFLILRDGITQQSGTLENIYYEPANKWVANFMGVDNVVDGMKCGTKVTTFMGNLEIHPNCATVRDGPVHIALRSEWLQLDPTSPIKATIEGSAFRGEYTELKAHVSGELVVIKQLGFSAYEPGMETGIRLTTPNVWCLQKEMV from the coding sequence ATGTCTGATCCATTTATTCAGATTACCGATGTTTCATTCCAATACGAACAAACAAAGTCCTTTTCTCTGGCCAAGCAATCTTTTGCCCTTGAGAAGGGAAAGTTGCTTATGATACTAGGTCCGTCAGGCAGTGGAAAATCAACGTTGCTTCAGATTATTTCCGGTATATTAAGCCCTGACCATGGAAGTATCTTAATGGGGGGCAAACCGATTCAACATCTGCCTCCAGAAAAAAGGAATCTTTCCATGATCTTTCAGAAACCGTATTTACTCCCTTTTCTAGGGGTCGGAGCGAATGTGGAAATCGGACTTAAACTAAAAGGTTTATCTTCCCGAGAACGCAAAATGAAAACAGAACAAATTCTGAATGAAGTTGGTTTGAAGGGATTTTATAACCGTCCGTTATCTTCTCTTTCCGGTGGACAAGAACAGCGTGTGGCGTTAGCAAGATCGCTTGTCATCGAGCCGCAGCTTTTGTTGCTGGACGAACCTTTCAGTCAGCTGGATCCTTTGCTGCGGAAACAAATGGGGCGCTGGCTAAGCGACATGAAAAGAACGTGGGATATTCCGATGATTATGGTCACACATGATCGGGAAGAAGCCTTGACACTAGGAGACCAGTTCTTAATTCTCCGAGATGGTATCACACAACAGTCGGGGACTCTTGAAAACATCTATTACGAGCCTGCCAATAAATGGGTAGCGAATTTCATGGGAGTCGATAATGTTGTGGACGGAATGAAATGCGGAACAAAGGTGACAACGTTTATGGGTAATTTAGAGATCCATCCAAATTGTGCAACCGTCCGGGATGGTCCGGTTCATATTGCTCTTCGATCAGAATGGCTCCAACTAGACCCAACATCACCGATAAAAGCCACGATAGAGGGCAGCGCTTTTCGTGGAGAATATACAGAATTGAAGGCCCATGTAAGCGGAGAATTGGTCGTCATTAAGCAACTTGGCTTTTCCGCTTATGAACCAGGGATGGAAACAGGTATTCGCCTGACAACCCCAAATGTTTGGTGTCTTCAAAAGGAGATGGTGTAA
- a CDS encoding ABC transporter permease: MRRNGNKSRKGYVIMLALFILFIFLPFLLLPVWSFTEHWRFPNVLPIPSLRTWNYVFSAHSQVKDAVLNSLGLALATGLLSQVAAYPAARALGLYVKRWNKTIRFVLIAPLLIPGISIAIGVHVLFLHFGLSDRWLGVLLSHLIPAIPYSIYLLYAFYAGYDIGYEKQVRLLGASRQQTFRLVELPLLRSVLSLSFLFSFLISWSQYLFTVFIGGGNLITLPMLLFSTLTSGDYSLIGALCTVFVLPALVIVIFTSIEVKRDFYKGKEANNPNV; encoded by the coding sequence ATGCGGCGAAACGGCAATAAATCAAGAAAAGGCTACGTAATAATGCTTGCCCTTTTTATATTGTTCATTTTTCTCCCTTTTTTACTTCTTCCAGTTTGGTCATTCACGGAGCATTGGAGATTCCCAAACGTACTTCCAATTCCTTCATTGCGGACTTGGAATTATGTATTTTCAGCGCACTCGCAAGTGAAGGATGCTGTTTTAAACAGTTTGGGGTTAGCTTTAGCTACTGGTTTGTTGTCTCAAGTGGCTGCATATCCGGCTGCTCGTGCATTGGGGCTTTACGTAAAAAGATGGAATAAAACGATTCGGTTTGTGCTTATAGCTCCCCTATTGATTCCCGGCATTTCCATTGCAATAGGCGTTCATGTTTTGTTCCTTCATTTCGGTTTATCTGATCGATGGCTTGGGGTACTGTTGTCACACTTGATTCCAGCTATTCCTTACTCGATTTATTTGTTGTACGCATTTTATGCCGGATACGATATCGGATACGAAAAGCAGGTTCGTTTACTCGGGGCGAGCAGACAGCAAACATTCAGGCTGGTCGAGCTGCCACTGCTGCGTTCGGTTTTATCCCTCAGCTTCTTGTTTAGCTTTTTAATATCCTGGAGCCAATATCTCTTTACGGTTTTTATTGGAGGTGGCAATCTAATTACACTACCAATGTTACTATTTAGTACGCTAACGAGCGGTGATTATTCGCTTATAGGTGCCTTATGCACGGTGTTTGTCCTGCCTGCGCTCGTCATTGTCATTTTCACCTCTATCGAAGTTAAGAGGGACTTCTACAAAGGGAAGGAGGCGAATAATCCAAATGTCTGA
- a CDS encoding ABC transporter permease → MFYSKSKSIRLLISAGMLFPALFIVGGSFIAGLIICGIQSLDYFPLIGKRTLSLHVYIGIFQSAVFYRSLIFSLGISLVATVLAALIAVILALWLRKYVSQGGWLHFLLQFNLPIPHVVGAIAILILFGQSGLISRLAYWAGIIQQPSQFPIWVTDQFGIGIVLEYVWKEVPFIAVSVLSILKSWTVPYEKQLQLLGANRWQRWRFATFPFMLPALLSSSIIVFAYTFGSFEVPYILGSVSMPTLPILAYQAYLNPDLSYRPEAMAINTIITIISMILIILYIKWGGGYAAKRQ, encoded by the coding sequence ATGTTTTATTCCAAAAGTAAATCCATAAGGCTGCTAATTTCGGCCGGTATGCTCTTTCCTGCCCTTTTTATTGTGGGCGGATCATTTATCGCAGGGCTTATCATTTGTGGTATTCAAAGCCTGGATTACTTCCCACTAATCGGGAAAAGAACATTATCGCTGCATGTTTATATAGGAATATTTCAATCTGCCGTATTTTATCGTTCACTCATTTTTTCGTTGGGGATATCCTTGGTTGCAACCGTTCTTGCGGCTTTGATTGCGGTTATTCTTGCCCTCTGGCTGCGGAAATATGTTAGTCAAGGTGGATGGCTTCATTTCTTGTTGCAATTCAATCTGCCAATCCCGCATGTTGTAGGAGCAATTGCCATATTGATACTCTTTGGGCAAAGTGGATTGATTTCTCGTTTAGCTTACTGGGCAGGAATCATTCAGCAGCCTTCCCAGTTTCCGATTTGGGTTACCGATCAGTTTGGTATTGGAATTGTACTGGAATATGTTTGGAAGGAGGTTCCGTTTATTGCGGTATCCGTACTCAGTATATTAAAGTCTTGGACGGTCCCTTATGAAAAACAGCTGCAATTGCTCGGAGCAAACCGATGGCAAAGATGGAGGTTCGCCACGTTTCCTTTCATGCTGCCTGCCTTGCTGTCTTCATCGATTATCGTGTTTGCCTATACGTTCGGTTCCTTCGAAGTTCCCTACATATTAGGTTCAGTGAGTATGCCTACACTGCCAATACTGGCTTATCAAGCCTACCTCAATCCGGATCTTTCATATCGGCCGGAGGCTATGGCCATCAATACGATCATTACAATAATAAGCATGATTTTAATTATTTTATATATAAAATGGGGGGGAGGCTATGCGGCGAAACGGCAATAA
- a CDS encoding ABC transporter substrate-binding protein produces MKYKRSVAGIILLCIVSLITAACSGKHSGDQGKVADESLLSSSWDQVLAEAKGQTVNWYMWGGSDAINEFVDTKYGTLLKEQYNITLRRVPISDTAEAVNKVLNEKQAGKNEGGSVDLIWINGENFATLKQADALFGPFATKLPNAKYVDYDNPAVAKDFGLETEGYESVWGSAQFQFVYDSKRIQPDELPHNYQELKSWVKKHPGRFTYAAPPDFTGTRFVKQLFYELSGGYEKWSKPFNQQEFNTEASKAWDYLNEIKPSLWRDGETYPKTVAELTTLFNNNEVDFAFKQDIGGIATEIGKGKLPKTARPYLFDSGTIGDHHNVAIPYNAAHKAAAMVVANLILDPKLQHEKADPTKGWGDGIGIDPSRLDGENKKLFDELKSKTRETAVSADELLKHKLPDIQAAYTPALEEGWKNHVLFQK; encoded by the coding sequence TTGAAATACAAACGTTCTGTTGCAGGTATTATCTTATTATGCATCGTTAGCTTGATTACAGCCGCCTGTTCTGGTAAACATTCCGGCGATCAAGGAAAGGTAGCCGACGAATCTCTTCTTTCAAGCAGCTGGGATCAAGTGCTGGCAGAAGCCAAGGGACAAACCGTGAATTGGTATATGTGGGGCGGAAGCGATGCCATTAATGAATTTGTGGATACAAAATATGGAACATTACTAAAGGAACAGTACAATATTACCCTCCGCCGTGTGCCAATCAGCGATACCGCAGAAGCGGTGAATAAGGTACTAAATGAGAAGCAAGCTGGCAAAAATGAAGGCGGCAGTGTGGATTTAATTTGGATTAATGGTGAGAACTTTGCTACCTTGAAGCAAGCAGACGCTTTGTTTGGTCCATTCGCAACGAAACTTCCGAATGCTAAATACGTGGACTATGATAATCCTGCTGTCGCGAAGGACTTCGGTCTTGAAACAGAAGGATACGAATCGGTATGGGGCAGTGCACAGTTTCAATTCGTGTATGATTCCAAACGGATTCAACCCGACGAACTGCCTCATAATTATCAAGAATTGAAGTCATGGGTAAAGAAGCATCCCGGACGATTCACCTACGCTGCACCTCCTGACTTTACGGGTACACGTTTTGTCAAACAATTGTTCTACGAATTGAGCGGAGGGTATGAAAAGTGGTCAAAACCGTTCAACCAGCAAGAATTTAATACTGAAGCTTCGAAAGCTTGGGATTACTTAAACGAGATAAAACCGTCCTTGTGGAGAGATGGGGAAACGTATCCTAAAACGGTCGCTGAATTAACGACACTTTTCAATAACAATGAAGTAGACTTTGCTTTCAAACAGGACATCGGAGGTATCGCGACGGAAATTGGCAAAGGAAAATTACCGAAGACAGCACGTCCATACTTGTTTGATTCAGGAACGATTGGCGATCACCATAATGTCGCGATTCCATACAATGCCGCACATAAAGCAGCTGCCATGGTCGTTGCCAATCTAATTCTTGATCCAAAACTGCAACACGAAAAAGCTGATCCTACGAAAGGCTGGGGAGACGGCATTGGAATCGATCCTTCGAGATTGGACGGTGAAAACAAAAAGCTTTTCGACGAGCTTAAGTCTAAAACCCGCGAAACAGCCGTATCTGCGGACGAGTTGTTAAAGCACAAGCTCCCCGACATACAGGCTGCTTATACACCTGCTTTGGAGGAAGGTTGGAAGAATCATGTTTTATTCCAAAAGTAA
- a CDS encoding dihydrolipoyl dehydrogenase family protein produces MKSYDIVVIGGGSGGLTVAAGAVAFGVKVALIEKEPEPGGDCLHTGCVPSKALIAAASELHTAKKAAEAFGLELKGKADYHEAFQRVQAAKAAIQHHDSSERFRSMGVDVFHGHGQFRDTHHIEINGNEVIYGKRIVIATGSRPAIPPIDGLQDVDFLSNESVFDMRALPKSLVVIGAGPVGLELGQAFARLGAKVTVLDRGPEILSKEDEEIVPYARAALEKEMTLLLKATVNKVEAIPEGRKRLYIDRDGEKLQLEADALLIAAGRMPNTDRLELSRIGIEMDRDHIATKKTLQTSIPHIYAVGDVIRPFPFTHAAGMEGKIVVGNAVFGLKRKVSYDNVPWVTYTEPEIFHLGMTEQEARKYVGDKISIYKVPLDQVDRFITDGHKEGIVKVITDGKGKIFGAHAVGNGAGEWMQQAVFAKHYGHKLPDISQVVHPYPTYSEALRKTADQYWQHKFSQGITGRLLKAYVKWFR; encoded by the coding sequence TTGAAAAGCTATGATATCGTTGTCATTGGCGGTGGATCAGGAGGGCTAACCGTAGCCGCAGGAGCAGTCGCCTTTGGGGTAAAGGTTGCATTGATAGAAAAAGAGCCTGAACCTGGAGGAGACTGTTTGCATACTGGGTGTGTTCCTTCCAAAGCGCTGATTGCCGCGGCTTCGGAGCTCCATACGGCAAAGAAAGCTGCAGAAGCATTTGGTTTGGAGCTAAAGGGAAAAGCGGATTACCATGAAGCGTTCCAAAGAGTTCAGGCTGCCAAAGCTGCCATTCAACATCACGACAGCTCGGAACGGTTTCGCTCCATGGGGGTCGATGTGTTTCACGGACATGGTCAATTCAGGGACACGCATCATATCGAAATTAATGGTAACGAGGTTATTTATGGTAAACGGATTGTCATTGCTACAGGTTCCAGACCAGCGATCCCCCCTATCGATGGTTTGCAAGACGTAGATTTTTTATCCAATGAAAGTGTATTTGATATGAGAGCTTTGCCGAAAAGTCTTGTTGTCATTGGAGCTGGGCCAGTCGGCTTGGAATTGGGTCAAGCTTTCGCTCGCCTGGGTGCCAAAGTAACGGTACTCGATCGAGGTCCGGAAATATTAAGCAAAGAAGACGAGGAAATCGTTCCATATGCACGAGCTGCTTTGGAAAAAGAAATGACTTTACTGTTAAAAGCCACCGTGAACAAGGTTGAAGCCATCCCTGAGGGACGAAAAAGGCTTTATATAGACCGAGACGGTGAAAAGCTTCAATTGGAGGCAGACGCCTTATTGATTGCTGCCGGCCGAATGCCGAATACAGATCGTCTTGAACTTTCGCGTATTGGAATTGAAATGGACCGAGACCATATCGCGACCAAGAAAACATTGCAAACCAGCATTCCACATATTTACGCTGTTGGGGATGTAATCAGACCGTTTCCGTTTACACATGCTGCAGGGATGGAGGGGAAAATTGTTGTAGGAAATGCAGTTTTCGGCTTAAAACGAAAAGTAAGCTACGACAACGTTCCATGGGTAACGTATACAGAACCGGAAATCTTTCATTTGGGGATGACGGAGCAGGAAGCCCGAAAGTATGTTGGCGATAAGATCAGCATTTACAAAGTACCCTTAGATCAGGTGGATCGATTTATTACTGACGGACATAAAGAAGGCATCGTTAAGGTCATTACAGATGGAAAAGGAAAGATCTTTGGCGCACATGCCGTTGGGAACGGGGCGGGGGAATGGATGCAGCAAGCGGTATTTGCAAAACATTACGGCCATAAGCTTCCCGATATTTCGCAAGTGGTTCATCCTTACCCAACCTATTCCGAAGCTTTAAGGAAAACAGCTGATCAATATTGGCAACATAAGTTTTCTCAAGGCATTACCGGGCGGTTATTAAAAGCATATGTAAAATGGTTTCGATAA
- a CDS encoding TVP38/TMEM64 family protein: MKRQSWLINSLLCIAVVVGVVWFNHNVLHLAPEEIRVWILSFGWAAPVLYILIYTIRPLILFPASILSLAGGLAFGPVWGTVYTIIGATLGAMLSFGLARVLGKNLFRVRLEKWKNVETQLREKGFLYILLLRLIPVFPFDLVSYAAGISKVKFWAFLFGTLLGIIPGTFAYNFLGSSFFLGNTLFVIIAAAVFILVTLIPLFLKKRVVKNSNGRNGYFEKL, translated from the coding sequence ATGAAACGACAATCTTGGCTGATTAATTCATTATTGTGCATCGCAGTAGTAGTGGGGGTAGTGTGGTTTAATCATAATGTTTTGCATCTGGCTCCCGAAGAGATAAGGGTTTGGATTTTATCCTTTGGCTGGGCTGCCCCCGTATTGTATATTCTTATTTACACAATACGTCCTTTGATCCTGTTCCCGGCCTCTATCCTTTCGTTGGCAGGCGGTTTGGCTTTTGGACCGGTTTGGGGAACCGTTTATACGATCATTGGCGCCACGCTTGGCGCAATGCTATCTTTTGGGTTAGCCCGAGTTTTAGGCAAAAACCTGTTCCGTGTAAGGTTGGAGAAGTGGAAAAATGTGGAAACACAATTACGGGAGAAGGGCTTTCTCTATATTTTGCTGCTTCGACTGATTCCCGTATTCCCCTTTGATCTTGTCAGCTACGCGGCAGGTATTTCGAAAGTGAAGTTTTGGGCATTTCTGTTCGGTACACTCTTGGGAATCATTCCAGGTACGTTTGCTTATAATTTTCTCGGTTCCAGTTTTTTTCTAGGTAACACGTTATTCGTGATCATTGCAGCGGCCGTGTTTATCCTTGTGACACTGATCCCTTTATTTCTTAAGAAACGAGTGGTTAAAAATTCAAACGGAAGGAACGGTTACTTTGAAAAGCTATGA
- a CDS encoding DinB family protein yields the protein MRRDFIYHLYNVEFDKFLDLLSKCSEDKRMEVPEDFNTSLYWHLGHVLRVTEFLVFDLAAQPTTLPQKYHELFFYGTKVTEWNAEQLEQLPDWDTMIAQIKEQREHLYNTFKDRLDESVPENFKKAENYGELILTAAAHLSNHNGVVAAMLQVLKEK from the coding sequence ATGAGAAGAGATTTTATATATCACTTATATAATGTTGAATTTGATAAATTTCTAGACCTGCTTTCAAAATGTTCTGAGGACAAGCGTATGGAAGTCCCTGAAGATTTTAACACCAGCCTTTATTGGCATTTAGGGCATGTCCTTCGAGTAACTGAGTTTCTTGTGTTTGATCTTGCAGCACAACCAACAACCCTTCCGCAAAAGTACCATGAACTATTCTTCTATGGAACGAAAGTAACAGAATGGAATGCAGAACAGCTTGAGCAGCTGCCTGATTGGGATACCATGATCGCTCAGATTAAAGAACAACGCGAACATCTTTACAATACGTTTAAAGACAGACTGGATGAATCTGTACCAGAGAACTTCAAAAAAGCTGAAAATTACGGAGAGTTGATTCTTACGGCTGCGGCGCATTTATCCAACCATAATGGTGTTGTGGCTGCAATGCTGCAAGTGCTGAAAGAAAAATAA
- the msrB gene encoding peptide-methionine (R)-S-oxide reductase MsrB translates to MKTSDDFNKEEKLKKLTKLQYNVTQKGADELPFHNEYWDNEEEGIYVDILSGEPLFSSKDKYDAGTGWPSFTKPIDGNNVVLKEERGFLSRKTVAKSRNTDSYLGDVFDDGPNPNEQRFCINSAALKFIPKSKLEENGYSDYTKLFKK, encoded by the coding sequence TTGAAAACAAGTGACGATTTTAACAAAGAAGAAAAACTCAAGAAGCTCACTAAACTCCAATATAACGTAACTCAGAAGGGCGCAGATGAGTTACCGTTTCATAACGAATATTGGGACAATGAGGAAGAAGGTATTTACGTTGATATTCTTTCTGGCGAGCCTTTGTTTAGCTCCAAGGATAAGTATGATGCAGGCACGGGCTGGCCTAGTTTTACAAAACCTATAGATGGAAACAATGTTGTATTGAAAGAGGAAAGAGGATTCTTATCTAGGAAAACCGTAGCCAAAAGCCGTAATACTGATTCCTACCTTGGCGATGTGTTCGATGATGGGCCAAACCCAAACGAACAGCGGTTCTGCATTAATTCAGCCGCTTTGAAGTTTATCCCGAAAAGTAAACTTGAAGAAAATGGGTATAGCGATTATACGAAGTTGTTTAAAAAATAG
- the msrA gene encoding peptide-methionine (S)-S-oxide reductase MsrA, producing MNLKKSALFLIPSVLVVIAGFSIYGSNQQAEVAKAQGTITSENLNSSTNTAIFAGGCFWHMEEAFENLKGVKSVYTGYTGGPEKNPTYNEVGSGATGHVEAVEVHYDPNVVSYDELLQTFWRNIDPTDANGQFGDRGTPYESGIFYTNNEQKVAAEASENELEDSKRFDKPIVTKIDAATTFYKAESEHQDYYEKSSMSYQLSVLISGRDTFLDDAWGEDREVKISDKKATINDKQATKSDKQASYDDFNKEEKLKTLTKLQYNVTQNGIDETPFKNEYWDNEAEGIYVDIVSGEPLFSSKDKFDAGTGWPSFTKPIDGDYVVLKEESGFLSSRTTARSRNADSYLGDVFSDGPKPTGLRYCINSAALKFIPKDKLEESGYGDYLKLFNK from the coding sequence TTGAATTTGAAAAAAAGTGCTTTATTTTTAATACCAAGTGTACTTGTAGTAATTGCTGGGTTTTCCATCTACGGTTCGAATCAACAAGCCGAGGTAGCGAAGGCTCAAGGTACTATAACGAGTGAAAATTTGAATTCGTCTACTAACACTGCTATTTTTGCTGGCGGCTGTTTCTGGCATATGGAAGAGGCATTCGAAAATCTTAAAGGGGTTAAGAGTGTATATACCGGGTACACGGGAGGGCCCGAGAAAAATCCAACCTATAATGAAGTAGGTTCCGGAGCTACGGGACATGTCGAAGCAGTAGAAGTTCATTATGACCCTAATGTTGTATCGTATGACGAGTTGCTTCAGACTTTCTGGCGTAACATCGATCCTACAGATGCAAACGGTCAATTTGGTGATCGCGGCACCCCTTATGAATCCGGTATTTTTTACACGAACAATGAACAAAAAGTGGCTGCCGAAGCATCTGAAAATGAGTTAGAAGATTCCAAGCGTTTTGATAAACCGATTGTAACGAAAATCGATGCGGCAACAACGTTTTACAAAGCCGAGTCAGAACATCAAGATTATTATGAAAAAAGTTCGATGAGCTACCAATTGAGTGTGCTTATATCCGGGCGTGATACGTTTTTGGATGATGCTTGGGGGGAAGATCGCGAAGTAAAAATTAGTGACAAAAAAGCAACTATTAATGACAAGCAAGCAACTAAAAGTGACAAACAAGCATCTTATGACGATTTTAACAAAGAAGAAAAGCTCAAGACGCTGACTAAACTCCAATATAATGTAACTCAGAACGGCATAGATGAGACGCCGTTTAAAAACGAATATTGGGATAATGAAGCAGAAGGTATTTACGTAGATATTGTTTCGGGCGAGCCTTTGTTCAGCTCTAAGGATAAATTTGATGCAGGGACGGGCTGGCCTAGTTTTACAAAGCCTATCGATGGAGACTATGTAGTATTGAAAGAAGAAAGCGGGTTCCTTTCTTCGAGAACCACTGCTAGAAGCCGTAATGCTGATTCCTACTTGGGTGATGTGTTTAGTGACGGACCGAAACCAACGGGACTGCGGTACTGTATTAATTCTGCAGCTTTGAAGTTTATTCCAAAAGATAAACTTGAAGAAAGTGGATATGGTGATTATTTAAAGCTGTTTAATAAATAG